One region of Salvia miltiorrhiza cultivar Shanhuang (shh) unplaced genomic scaffold, IMPLAD_Smil_shh original_scaffold_455, whole genome shotgun sequence genomic DNA includes:
- the LOC131004739 gene encoding presequence protease 1, chloroplastic/mitochondrial yields MERAVLLRSFSSTSPASSALASTRFFSRSAHRLARIPRRHRLLPGARRGSLLRRHIGLISPACRPSLHLKGQFCPLSIRAVATSSVQPSPDILGADDDVAEKLGFEKVSEEFIEECKSRAVLYKHKKTGAEIMSVSNEDENKVFGIVFRTPPKDSTGIPHILEHSVLCGSRKYPLKEPFVELLKGSLHTFLNAFTYPDRTCYPVASTNTKDFYNLVDVYLDAVFFPKCVEDVKTFQQEGWHYELNDPSEDITYKGVVFNEMKGVYSQPDSILGRASQQALFPDNTYGVDSGGDPQVIPNLTFEEFKEFHRKYYHPSNARIWFYGDDDANERLRILSEYLDMFEANSAPEESKVDYQKLFAKPVRIVEKYPATDGVDMKKKHMVCLNWLLSEKPLDLETELALGFLDHLMTGTPASPLRKILLESGLGDAIVGGGIEDELLQPQFSLGLKGVSEDDIHKVEELILNTLRKLADEGFDTDAVEASMNTIEFSLRENNTGSFPRGLALMLRSMGKWIYDMDPFVPLKYQEPLQALKVRIAEEGSKAIFAPLIEKFILNNPHRVTIEMQPDPEMASRDEAAEKENLEKVKARMTEEDLAELARATHELKLKQETPDPPEALKCVPSLSLKDIPKEPIQIPIEVGDINGIKVLQHDLFTNDVLYAEVVFNMSALKQEHLPLVPLFCQSLLEMGTKDLDFVQLNQLIGRKTGGISVYPFTSSVRGKDDPCSHVIVRGKAMSERAEDLFNLVNRVIQDVELTDQKRFKQFVSQSKARMENRLRGSGHGIAAARMDAKLNVAGWISEQMGGVSYLEFLRALESKVDDDWPNISSSLEEIRRTLFTKNDCLVNLTADGQNLKNTEKYVGRFLDMLPSSSPVGSTAWNARLPPTNEAIVIPTQVNYVGKAANLFETGYQLKGSAYVISKYISNTWLWDRVRVSGGAYGGFCDFDTHSGVFSFLSYRDPNLLKTLDIYDGTSNFLRELEMDDDALTKAIIGTIGDVDSYQLPDAKGYSSLMRHLLGVTEEERQIRREEILSTRLNDFKEFADVIEAVKDKGIAVAVASSDDVDAAHKTCPEFFQVKKAL; encoded by the exons ATGGAGCGTGCGGTGCTCCTCCGCTCCTTCTCCTCCACATCCCCCGCCTCCTCCGCACTCGCATCCACCAGATTCTTCTCCCGCTCCGCTCACCGCCTCGCGCGCATCCCCAGACGACACCGTCTGCTCCCCGGCGCCCGCCGCGGCTCCCTCCTCCGACGACACATCGGTCTCATCTCGCCGGCCTGCCGTCCTTCTCTTCACCTGAAAGGACAGTTCTGCCCCCTCTCCATACGCGCCGTTGCTACCTCGTCCGTCCAGCCTTCACCTG ATATTTTGGGAGCGGACGATGACGTGGCGGAGAAGCTCGGGTTTGAGAAAGTATCGGAGGAATTTATCGAGGAGTGTAAATCTAGAGCTGTGTTGTATAAGCACAAGAAGACTGGCGCTGAGATCATGTCTGTTTCCAATGAAGACGAGAACAAAGTATTTGGCATTGTTTTCCGCACTCCTCC AAAAGATTCGACGGGAATTCCGCACATTCTAGAGCACAGTGTATTATGTGGTTCGAGAAAGTATCCTTTGAAAGAGCCTTTTGTTGAGTTGTTAAAAGGGAGCTTGCATACATTTTTGAACGCTTTCACATATCCTGATAGGACTTGCTACCCTGTTGCTTCCACAAATACAAAG GATTTCTATAACTTAGTAGACGTGTACTTAGATGCAGTCTTTTTCCCCAAATGTGTGGAagatgttaaaacatttcaacaAGAAGGCTGGCATTATGAACTGAATGACCCTTCGGAGGACATCACATATAAAG GTGTTGTTTTCAATGAGATGAAAGGTGTCTACTCTCAGCCTGATAGCATACTAGGCCGAGCTTCCCAACAG GCCCTTTTTCCTGACAATACATATGGTGTTGATAGTGGTGGTGACCCGCAAGTTATTCCTAATTTAACTTTTGAGGAATTCAAG GAGTTCCACCGTAAATACTATCACCCTAGCAATGCCAGGATATGGTTTTATGGAGATGACGATGCAAATGAAAGACTACGCATTTTAAGTG AATATCTTGACATGTTTGAAGCAAACTCAGCTCCTGAGGAATCAAAAGTAGATTATCAGAAACTGTTTGCGAAACCGGTTAGGATTGTTGAGAAATATCCTGCTACTGACGGGGTTGACATGAAAAAGAAGCACATGGTGTGCCTTAATTGGCTCCTCTCAGAAAAGCCTCTAGACTTGGAAACTGAGCTAGCCCTGGGATTTTTGGATCATTTAATGACGGGAACTCCTGCTTCTCCTTTGAGAAAAATCCTGTTAGAGAGTGGTCTAGGGGATGCAATTGTTGGTGGGGGGATTGAAGATGAGCTCCTTCAACCTCAGTTTAGTCTTGGACTGAAAGGTGTATCAGAAGATGACATTCATAAAGTAGAAGAATTAATCTTAAATACATTAAGAAAGCTGGCAGATGAAGGCTTCGACACTGATGCTGTGGAAGCATCAATGAATACAATTGAGTTCTCTCTAAGAGAAAACAATACCGGATCATTTCCTCGTGGCCTAGCGCTCATGCTTCGCTCCATG GGGAAGTGGATTTATGACATGGATCCATTCGTGCCATTAAAGTATCAAGAACCTTTACAGGCATTGAAAGTTAGAATAGCTGAAGAAGGCTCAAAAGCAATATTTGCTCCCTTAATAGAAAAATTCATTTTGAATAACCCACACCGTGTAACTATTGAAATGCAG CCTGATCCAGAGATGGCTTCACGAGATGAAGCAGCTGAAAAAGAAAATCTGGAAAAGGTGAAAGCTAGAATGACTGAAGAGGATCTTGCTGAACTAGCTCGTGCTACTCATGAACTGAAGTTGAAACAGGAGACTCCCGACCCACCAGAAGCTCTGAAATGTGTACCAAGCCTGTCTTTAAAAGATATTCCTAAAGAGCCTATACAAATTCCTATTGAG GTGGGTGATATCAATGGGATAAAGGTGTTGCAGCACGACCTTTTCACAAATGATGTTCTATATGCTGAAGTTGTGTTCAATATGAGTGCACTGAAGCAAGAGCATCTTCCTTTGGTACCATTATTCTG CCAATCACTGCTGGAGATGGGTACCAAAGACTTGGACTTTGTGCAGCTGAACCAGTTAATTGGAAGAAAAACTGGTGGGATATCTGTATATCCTTTCACGTCATCAGTCCGAGGGAAAGATGACCCATGCAGCCATGTAATTGTTCGAGGCAAAGCAATGTCTGAACGTGCTGAAGATCTATTTAATTTG GTCAACCGTGTTATTCAAGATGTTGAATTGACAGACCAAAAGCGATTTAAGCAGTTTGTTTCGCAAAGCAAAGCAAGAATGGAG AACCGATTAAGAGGCAGTGGACATGGCATTGCAGCTGCAAGAATGGATGCAAAGCTCAATGTTGCTGGTTGGATCTCTGAGCAGATGGGTGGTGTCAG TTACCTGGAATTTTTACGAGCTCTTGAAAGTAAAGTTGATGACGACTGGCCCAATATATCTTCTTCTCTTGAGGAGATACGAAGAACGTTGTTTACAAAAAATGATTGCCTGGTAAATCTTACAGCTGATGGGCAAAATCTTAAGAACACAGAGAAGTATGTTGGTAGATTCCTTGATATGCTTCCTAGCAGCTCTCCAGTTGGATCAACTGCTTGGAATGCTCGACTCCCTCCCACAAATGAAGCTATTGTAATACCTACTCAG GTGAACTATGTTGGAAAAGCAGCAAATCTTTTTGAGACTGGCTATCAACTTAAAGGCAGTGCATATGTCATCTCAAAATACATAAGCAATACATGGCTGTGGGACCGTGTGCGAGTCAGTGGTGGAGCCTATGGAGGATTTTGTGATTTTGACACTCACTCAG GTGTCTTCTCATTCTTATCATACAGAGATCCCAATTTGTTAAAGACACTTGATATATATGATGGAACAAGCAACTTTCTGAGAGAACTTGAAATGGATGATGATGCTCTCACTAAGGCAATTATTGGAACCATCGGGGATGTCGATTCCTATCAGCTGCCTGATGCCAAGGGATATAGCAG CTTGATGAGGCATTTGTTAGGAGTCACCGAGGAAG